TATGAAAATTATAAGATGGTGAATAATGAGAAAAACAACTCTGAGTTTCACGCCAGGAGACATTATTCACGTTCACAGATGGCAATTTTTTTGTAGGACACCCAAATGGTTTGTGAAAAGTATGgcataaaacacacaaaaaaagcttaggagtaaaaaatattttgttcaacAGCTTTGCTGAATAAGCAGGATTTTATTCTAGATCATTTGCAGTCATTTAAAGTGGAAGCAGGAGACAATCGACTCGGTGATGTTGTGACAGAATTATTCCAGCCTAGTGGGGTCTGTCCTCCTGGAACCCAGCAGGCAAAGTCTGGCAAAGGTCAGACACGGAACATTTTATTGCAGACAATGTTTTTCTTCAATCTTCGTTCTTTGTTTTGCAATCCACTGTGTGACTTTGTCATTTTAGACATTCATCTTCCTCTCTTCAAAGAGGAACTCTTGAGCTGGTCCTACCCTGGATTCTTACTcaacattatattataatatCATGTCCCCAGGAGCAAGCTTTCATGTATGTTGACTTTACATGGACTATTTTAAACCACAACCAGCAAATGTTAGATTACCATCTCAGAGGTAATATCTGCTGACTCTGTCACTTTGGGGATATTTATTATGACTATTATATTTTGCATCCAAGGCACAAGTGGTGTGCTCTTTTGTAATTGCAAATTATATGTTTAACTTTGTTTCCATTTATCCTTTTATggctatataaatatacatacatttaagTACTAATATGATTACCATATATcaattatgttccatatttctagtttaatatttatagttattttatggATTATACTTATTTTGCTGTTCCGCTTGTtttgctcagaggctactcctagtGCAGTGCTcattggctatgctcagggttgaaTGCCAGCCTCCAGccttgcaaagcatgcattctggCCCTACACACTATTACCAATGTCCTGATTATAGCCTTTCCCATACTCTATTGAGTGCAATTGACCAATAAAATTGTGGTGTGTATTAATCATATAGTAAGATTAGTTGAAATACTGATACATTGTGAAAGAATTCACCCAATTAACTAACACATTTATCACCTCATATCTACCTTTTTGTGAGACCACTAAAGTTCTTCCATCAGCAAATTTAAGTTAAACAATACAGTTATTGCATGTGCACcatgttaaaaattatatatatcattatatatgtcATTATATATCATCAAGTTTAATGATATATATCATCAAGTTTTAAATagcatatatattcacacatatataaattaatatgtgttatatatatagtttatatatatatatgacattttcaGTAGTACCTGGAGATTCATAGTAGAACTAAGtcaatatgactttttttttctttttgggtcacacctggtgatgatcaagggttatttctggccctGCATGCAGAAATCGCTCCTTGCAGTGCTCctaggatcatatgggatcctggtgattgaacccagatcagccatgtgtaaggcaaatgccctccccatggtactgttgctctggccctcaatgcaactttttaaaaaagtcattattttggggggggtcacacccggcgatgcacaagggttactcctggctctgtactcaggaattatccctggcggtgctcaggggaccatatgagatgctgggaatcgaacctgggttggccgcatgcaaggcaaacgccctccccactgtgctattgctccagcccccaaaagtcattatttttcctttattacaCAGAATTATTATGTACCTACTCACCTTTCTCCCTCAAGAATTGTCcttcaaaaatgatttttaaaaaaaaagcaggtatAAGTATTAGAACATGGTTTCTTGAAGaaagaggttttttaaaaatatttattagagaatcactgtgatgtacaaaagtacaaacttatgaacttttgtgttcgcatttcactcatacagtgatcattgacctatccctccaccagtgcccattctcctccaccaatgatcccagtatacctcccaccacccccaccccatcccccaccaccccaccctgcctctgtggcagggcattcccttttgttctctctccttttgggtgttgttgcctgcaatagaggtactgagtggccttcatgttcggtctatcgtctactttcagttcgcttcttccaacccgaatgggtcctcccaacctcctctacttggtgttcccttctctatctgagctgccttttcccccagcatgtgaggccagtaaGAAAGAGTTTTTATCCTTAATGCCCAGCCTGGGCCTCTCCATGCAGCTCCCACCAGGGGGCGGGGGTTGTTGGAAGGATGAATGACAAGTAGGATTTCTGTGTCGGGGAATGGGGGACAAAGCCAGGACAGCTTTGGCTGGCCCCGAAGTTAGCTTCCAGCCTAACGTTCTGATATGTGGAGCGTTGGACCCAAGGGGCCTCTGAGAGTGAGAACATCCAACAGAGTCTGTCTTGAGGCACCTTCACGTTTCCAactttctccccctgccccccagccccaggtccctTGGGGGCGAGACTGGCATTCGACTTCTGGGTGCAATTCACCCTGGAGGTCCAGCTCCCATCCTCGGAGTTTTCTTTTCCGGGGCACTATCTTCATCCACTTATTTCCTCCTCTTCTTGCTCTGCACCCTGAGTGTGGAATCCCTTTCTGATATCTGTCTCGGCCCCATCTCCGCTGTAGCCCCGATCAGATTTCAAGTGCACAGTGCAAAGCTTCTCCCAGCCGCTGAACTGACTCCATCCTTTCCCCATATGATCTCATCAAGTTTAATGGCCCTAAATAATACCATGTGCTATGCCTCCGGAACCTGTTACTCCAGCTTTAACTCTCCACTGAGATCAGACTTCACATTGCAATTGTCTACTTCAGGTCTCATTTTAGATATCAGGCATCTCAAATTAACGTCGCTGAAGTGGATGTTCCCCACAAACATCTACCTCTCGCATTCCTCATTCCAGCAAACATTTCTAACAACCATATAATCCAGGCTACAGAAGTGAAAAATACAGGATCCACCCTTGATTCCTATCGTCTTATGCAAATCCAACTGGATCTTCAGAAAATACCAGCATGTTATCTCTACTGGGCCTTACTGGCCTCCCAGGTGGAAGGTGGGTAGCATTTGCTTCTATCTGGTCTAGCGCACTAACCACGGTCACTTTCTTCCAACCAATTATAGCCTAGGAGATTTGTTCAAAAACATAAATTATGAGATTCTTCTGTAAACAACCTCTAATGGTTTCCAATAACCCTGGAATCATGTCCAAGTTTATTATCATAACCAATGCAACTTTCTGTGTCTTGTTCATTAAATCACGAGGTATTGAAAGTTGATATTTCAAGCAGATAccaaggtttttttcttttctttttaaaattttgttttgggtccacactcagtggtgctcagggcttactctgagctcttcaggatcactcctagtggggtccAGGGGACtgcatgaggtgtcagggatagaacccgagcatgtgccttatctgctacgctatctctctggcccaggtgcCAAGGTGAACAGCCAGCTCACCATAGTCagattttcaaaacaaacaaaaaacctgttcCATGATAGCTGAAAcgtttgaaaagaataaaataattgaaaaaacagaacacAGAGGGTTTTGTGGAAAAACGATGAACCCAGCAAAAGCAGCAAAGTGCAACGCTGTCTTTGATGGAGAGCTAGGAACATATCACCTGTCTGACCTCAAGCCTCGTGGTGGGTCAGAGAGAACCAGGGGGAGAGATTGTCAAATCTACTCTGCTGTTTCTGAGTTGCTCAGCAGATGGGATCGAGCTTCTGCTGGAGACAGTTGGAGGATGCTCTCACTCGCAGGAAAGGCGCTATCTCGAGGGCGGGAGAATGTGGCTGTGGCAGAACTCAACCACCGGGAGGGCAAGTAATGCAGCTGTAGGCCACGAGGGAGAGAACATACATGTGAGCGTGTCTGCGGATCTAATCCCAGGGTTGCCTCGCAGAATAGGGCAACTCTTGCAGCAACAGTTTGGTGGTGAAAGCCTAGGGGGAGAAGGAACCCCAAATACACGCTTTCTCCCTACCAAGGAGAACCGCAGGAGAGAGGCCCCACTTGGGAACTTAACACAGGCACCAAAAGTTTCCCCCATGAGGGCGGGAGTCGGCCTTAAACATCTGTCCAGTCTGAAAGACACAAAGACAGATGGCTTTCTGCCTCCTCTGGGTTAGACCGTTCCCCGTGCTCCCTCTGCACCAGCCAAGCTCAGGGCTAGGTTGTCTCGAGGCAGCTGAGTGGTGTCCACGAGCCAGGAGGAAAAATTCCACTCCTGACTGAAGACTCTTCTGTGATCTGTGACAACCCATTTAATCTGGGTGGAAAGAAAAGTCAGGTGGCTTTCTGGAGCTCTTCCTCCCTATTAAAGTTGGGACAAAAATTGgaagagaaataatataattctGATTTGGTCATGTTAGGAGCGGAGCCAGTTATTCACGGATTCACAGCGGAAGTTATGCTTTGTGGATGTGAGGAATCCTCTCAGCCTTGTTCTGAAGCTATTTCCCCCTCCATACTTCCCCAGATACCTTCTGCCTCTTTTCTTCAAAGCACTGTGTCTCTGGATGTTTGGCCTTTGGGGTTTGCTTGTCAGTGATCATGCCTTGGATTGTAAGATCCATTAAAAACAAGAATCCCACATCTTTGGTTCAACGGAATATCCTCAGGGACTCTAAAAGGTGCCCAGGATGTATGGATGCTCAATAAGTAATTGTTGAGTTAAGAAATGAGTGCATAACCTGTCTAAGAAACAGATATCTGAGAGTGAGAAAAACATACACTTACCCAACTTCACTGGGAtctctatttttattatgaattatgAATTTTAATGCAATTATAGACTCAAGCTGAGGTGATTAACAATGTTCATGCTATTTGTATGATTAATTTCTTAGTCAACTCATGAAGAAAAAACACACTCTAAAGTGcgagaacattttaaataaagattgaGAGAAGACAACTTTGAAGTTTTAAGCAGAAAACATTTGACTCTGAACcaacttgaatatatttttatgtaagaaaACATACTTACTTTCCAACGAGGTCTTTCAGAGATTTccttttatttgactttattttaagaaaagttaAGCATCTTGATTGACAATGCCATTAGTAATACAGTTTtgagcatacaatgttccaactccaaacccaccaccagggCCCATGTCCCTACTAGATCAATAAGCAGACGTGTCGAAATAGCCCATTTGGCAAAGAACATGACGTGAGTGGCCACAAGACAGAAGAGCACCATCCAATCAGCATCCAGCAGAAACAGTTGACCTTAGTCCCACAATACCAAGAAAATAAACTCTCTCTTTGGATGCAAAAACACAGCTtaacccattttccatcatttagACTTTAGAGTCCATTAAAGAGTTAAGATGAGTAGAAAAGTGGACCAAAGCATCTGTCCTTGGAAGGTTCAAAACGTCATCAGTGAGGGTGACAGTGTAATAAGGAAGCTCAGCTGACACGGACCTCACTAACacgactatttttatttttatctttttagtttttgtttgggggccacactcagtgatacgcagggcctattcctgactctgcactcagaaatgattcttggtggtgctgcTCGGGAGATAccaaggatttgaacccaggtcggctgcgtgccaggccagtgcccaccGAATAGACTATCTCTCGAACCCCCTAACGACACTACTTTGGCTAGGTCTCGGCCACATGAGTGTGTCCATCATGTGAGAATGATATATGGGGAGATGTGTGTTTACAGGGCCCCGGGACGGAGCTCAATCACAGAGACACTGAGAAACTTTCCCTCGGTGCGAGCCATGGCAGCCGGTAGGCAAAATCGGAGAAGCAAATCAGAGGTAACTGCGCCGAGCTCCAATTTGCATTCTCAGTGAGCCGACTTCACGGTTCCTCTGAGATGGAGCAGAGGCAGAGACTGGAGTCAGTTCTGCTCTCACCccaggaaaaaatattcaaagaggGCCTGGAGCAGGGTCCAGGGGTGCATCAATCAGGGACGGAGACTCAGCGGAGCGTTTCTGGGGACGGGCGAACATGCAACCAGCACTCACGTTCTTCTTCATGCTGCTCTTCGTCCTTCTGTGTCTCCTGGGACTTGTGGCCAACGGTTTCATTGTGCTGGCTCTGGGCAGAGAGCGGGTGTGCCGCGGGAGGCTGCTCCCCTCGGACCTGATCCTCCTGTGTCTGGGCGCCAGCCGCTTCTGCCTGCAGTGGGTTGGCATGGCCAACAGCTTCTACTACTTCCTGCACCTCATGGAGTACAGACCCGCCCGCCAGTTCTTCGGGCTGCACTGGGACTTCTTGAACACGGCCACCTACTGGTTCGGCACCTGGCTCAGCGTCCTCTTCTGCCTGAAGGTTGCCAACGTCTCCCATCCCGCCTTCCTCTGGCTGAAGTGGAGGTTTCTGGGGTCCGTCCCCTGGTTGCTGCTGGGCTCCCTCCTCGTCTCCTGCCTGGTCACCCTGCTGTTCTTTTGGGGGAACCGTAAAGTGCATCAAGGATTCCTCGCTAGGAGACTTTCTGACAACGTGACCTACGAGGAGTGGAGCAGGAGGCTGGATCTATCCTACTTCCTGCCCCTCAAGCTGGTCACCTTGT
The nucleotide sequence above comes from Sorex araneus isolate mSorAra2 chromosome 1, mSorAra2.pri, whole genome shotgun sequence. Encoded proteins:
- the LOC101556070 gene encoding taste receptor type 2 member 41-like, with protein sequence MQPALTFFFMLLFVLLCLLGLVANGFIVLALGRERVCRGRLLPSDLILLCLGASRFCLQWVGMANSFYYFLHLMEYRPARQFFGLHWDFLNTATYWFGTWLSVLFCLKVANVSHPAFLWLKWRFLGSVPWLLLGSLLVSCLVTLLFFWGNRKVHQGFLARRLSDNVTYEEWSRRLDLSYFLPLKLVTLSIPCSIFLLSILLLIGSLRNHSGRMQHHIRSPRDPRAQAHSRALKSLVSFLFLYALSFLSLIIDILGFFSAESDWYWPWQNVIYLCTSVHPLVLILSNPRLQGVCRHLVLWVRGLQES